Proteins encoded by one window of Kribbella flavida DSM 17836:
- a CDS encoding LytR C-terminal domain-containing protein, with protein sequence MTAIHPQPRPHSRFHWRTPITLVVLLAILVGGFWWGWNSLTNSSAEQTCVEQKLPNNRMVPKQVVVNVYNGGARAGTAKQIAAELRKRGFNVGKVANEPKGDKVDVVEIRGTAPDAPEFKLIAGQLNQKAHPAPDNRPDHTVDVVLGIGFTKLNTKGLPSVAVPPNSIHCLPSIRPTQAIPSGQNPN encoded by the coding sequence ATGACCGCCATCCACCCACAGCCGAGGCCGCACTCACGGTTCCACTGGCGTACCCCGATCACCCTGGTCGTCCTGCTGGCGATCCTGGTCGGCGGCTTCTGGTGGGGCTGGAACTCGCTGACCAACAGCAGCGCCGAGCAGACCTGCGTCGAGCAGAAGCTGCCGAACAACCGGATGGTGCCGAAGCAGGTCGTGGTGAACGTCTACAACGGCGGTGCCCGGGCCGGTACGGCGAAGCAGATCGCCGCCGAGCTGCGCAAACGCGGCTTCAACGTCGGCAAGGTCGCGAACGAGCCGAAGGGCGACAAGGTCGACGTCGTCGAGATCCGCGGCACGGCACCCGACGCCCCGGAGTTCAAGCTGATCGCCGGCCAGCTGAACCAGAAGGCCCACCCCGCGCCCGACAACCGCCCCGACCACACCGTCGACGTGGTGCTGGGCATCGGCTTCACCAAGCTCAACACCAAGGGCCTGCCGTCGGTCGCCGTCCCCCCGAACAGCATCCACTGCCTGCCCTCCATCCGCCCCACCCAGGCCATCCCCTCCGGCCAGAACCCGAACTGA
- a CDS encoding type II toxin-antitoxin system VapB family antitoxin — protein sequence MIFKRVGEERPYPDHGYKAKDWSVLPPRQIRLDELVTTKGTLDLNALLDEDSTFYGDLFAHVVEYKGELYLEDGLHRALRAALQQRLVLHARVLVVD from the coding sequence GTGATCTTCAAGCGCGTCGGCGAGGAACGGCCGTACCCCGATCACGGGTACAAGGCCAAGGACTGGTCCGTGCTGCCTCCACGGCAGATACGGCTCGACGAGCTGGTCACGACCAAGGGCACGCTCGACCTGAACGCGCTGCTCGACGAGGACTCGACCTTCTACGGCGACCTCTTCGCGCACGTGGTGGAGTACAAGGGGGAGCTGTACCTCGAAGACGGTCTGCACCGGGCCCTGCGCGCGGCCCTGCAGCAGCGGCTGGTCCTGCACGCCCGGGTTCTGGTCGTGGACTGA